A region from the Salicibibacter cibarius genome encodes:
- a CDS encoding YgaP family membrane protein: protein MKTNVGTLDAIMRITCGLTGLVWGASKMSRHYDRTMPMLVSIYSAMKVAEGITRYCPILDMLNVNSERLLTRNENDPSPSSDKNVQELTRSH, encoded by the coding sequence ATGAAGACAAACGTGGGAACACTCGATGCCATCATGCGCATCACTTGCGGTTTAACGGGGTTGGTTTGGGGCGCCTCAAAAATGTCCAGGCACTATGACCGGACAATGCCTATGCTCGTTTCGATTTATTCGGCAATGAAAGTCGCGGAAGGAATCACTCGTTATTGCCCGATACTGGACATGTTAAATGTGAACAGCGAGAGATTGTTGACGCGTAACGAGAACGATCCATCCCCGTCTTCGGATAAAAATGTGCAAGAACTCACCCGTTCCCATTAA
- a CDS encoding RDD family protein: MDIPYNENGERFGGQREQDEGESLRKNPSHSVEVSMYAGFWMRFWAYLVDLLIVFSLNALFIRPIFMFLDASPTLFFGITVVGLLTSVVAYVYFGIMTKLVGQTLGKMIFGLRVQREDGNPLTWGDAFFREVAGRMIHRVLGFTNLMYIVVGLHPQKAGVHDLLADTRVVFDRRQNKNDDAE; this comes from the coding sequence TTGGACATACCTTACAATGAAAACGGGGAAAGGTTTGGAGGCCAACGAGAACAAGACGAAGGCGAGTCTCTACGGAAGAACCCGTCTCATTCCGTTGAAGTGAGCATGTATGCCGGCTTCTGGATGCGCTTTTGGGCTTACTTGGTGGACCTGCTTATCGTCTTTTCCTTGAATGCTTTGTTTATCAGACCAATCTTCATGTTCCTCGATGCCTCTCCGACGTTATTTTTTGGAATCACGGTTGTCGGCCTTCTGACTTCCGTTGTCGCTTATGTTTATTTCGGCATCATGACGAAACTGGTCGGGCAAACGCTCGGCAAAATGATCTTTGGTCTGCGCGTGCAACGAGAAGACGGCAATCCCTTAACGTGGGGTGACGCGTTCTTTCGGGAAGTCGCGGGTCGCATGATCCACCGGGTGCTCGGTTTTACAAATCTGATGTACATCGTTGTCGGTTTACACCCGCAAAAAGCAGGTGTTCATGATTTGCTTGCCGACACACGGGTTGTTTTTGATCGTCGCCAGAATAAGAATGATGATGCAGAATGA
- the sppA gene encoding signal peptide peptidase SppA: MNVKRWVALVVAVAVVGISLMFNLFATIVSADFDQAFEGAGLDDPFREEVMEQGSDGRIAVIELDGVIQDMGQESAFMAAGYNHQQLLDMLDNAMEDPTVDGIVLEVDSPGGGLIESEEIHDKIVEAQETYEKTVYSSMGGMAASGGYYVSAPADYISAHPSTLTGSIGVVLSGGIGGLNFSELLEDLGVEDNTITTGPYKDILSGTREMEEDEEEILQDMADEMLDEFVDVIVEGRDMPEDTVRDLADGRIYTGNQALDNGLIDGLGGLDDTVETMQEDLGLESPQVVRYQPDLGGFGSLFGAGIEQFTDNSNELSELVGLLQQENSPRLMYLYEQ, from the coding sequence ATGAACGTGAAACGTTGGGTGGCGCTCGTTGTTGCTGTCGCCGTCGTAGGGATTTCATTAATGTTTAACCTATTTGCAACGATTGTTAGCGCGGATTTCGACCAGGCATTTGAAGGGGCAGGCTTGGATGATCCCTTCAGGGAAGAAGTGATGGAACAAGGAAGTGATGGTCGAATTGCGGTGATTGAATTAGACGGTGTCATTCAGGATATGGGACAAGAGTCAGCCTTTATGGCCGCGGGTTATAATCACCAGCAACTCCTTGATATGCTGGACAATGCTATGGAAGATCCGACTGTCGACGGGATTGTGCTAGAGGTGGACAGCCCCGGCGGTGGTTTAATTGAAAGCGAAGAAATTCATGATAAAATCGTAGAGGCACAAGAAACGTATGAGAAGACGGTCTACTCATCAATGGGCGGAATGGCCGCTTCCGGGGGCTATTATGTGTCTGCGCCGGCGGATTACATTTCAGCGCATCCATCCACACTAACGGGATCGATCGGTGTTGTGTTGTCCGGCGGGATCGGTGGCCTGAACTTTTCCGAGCTTTTAGAGGACTTAGGCGTTGAAGATAATACCATTACAACCGGACCTTATAAGGACATCTTGAGCGGAACCCGGGAGATGGAAGAAGATGAAGAAGAAATCTTGCAAGATATGGCCGATGAAATGCTGGATGAATTTGTGGACGTTATTGTAGAAGGTCGCGATATGCCGGAGGATACCGTAAGAGATTTGGCGGATGGCCGCATTTATACAGGGAATCAAGCGTTGGATAACGGATTGATTGACGGCCTCGGCGGCCTTGACGATACGGTTGAGACGATGCAAGAAGATCTTGGTCTTGAGAGCCCTCAGGTCGTGCGTTATCAACCGGACCTTGGTGGCTTTGGTTCACTGTTTGGGGCCGGGATTGAGCAGTTTACAGACAACAGCAACGAACTGTCCGAACTCGTCGGCTTGCTTCAACAAGAAAACTCACCGAGATTGATGTATCTATATGAGCAGTAA
- a CDS encoding amidohydrolase produces the protein MGTLWYNGIIRTMEHAHARAEAVFTEDGRIVDVGDLQSLEKAYKPRVFSNVDLQGATMFPGFVDSHGHMMGFGQNLLRLNLSSVTSSRQLLRELENEATTLEDGEWLIGEGWNENNFSDQHMIRKEELDERFPDRPVVLMRICRHAMIVNSKAMQLAGLDRSTPDPSGGVIGKDEKGALTGLLLDEAQDFIQRVAPDPTEAVLEKALTIAFDHMVQTGLTGVHTEDLAYYGSFSRVLRAYRKTFDEEKRKFRVHHLVNEHVLADFLASEQTSSDFQTFGAVKIFADGALGSHSAWLLEPYTDDPRNRGVAIYSPGALKAAVKRIREKEMTVAVHVIGDAALAYTLDAIEAHPPPEGKKDRLIHVQIASETLIRRMRQLPVVLDLQPRFTVSDFPWVKKLLGRERLSYSYAWKTLLQSGLVCAGGSDVPIEPPDPLLGLHAAITRRKPGEAHAGFLPDEKLSAFEAVQLYTRGSAKASGDDAHYGWISPGYRADFTVLDGDPLSMEDPDELLHMKVVYTVVDESIMYEYG, from the coding sequence ATGGGGACGCTATGGTATAACGGTATTATTCGTACTATGGAGCATGCGCATGCACGTGCCGAAGCTGTTTTCACCGAAGATGGCCGTATTGTGGATGTCGGTGATTTGCAATCGCTTGAAAAAGCTTATAAGCCTCGCGTTTTTTCGAACGTTGATTTACAAGGAGCCACGATGTTCCCGGGCTTCGTGGATAGCCATGGGCATATGATGGGCTTTGGCCAAAATCTATTGCGTCTGAATCTCTCATCGGTAACGAGCAGCCGTCAACTTTTACGCGAGTTGGAAAACGAAGCAACGACGTTGGAAGATGGGGAATGGTTGATTGGAGAGGGATGGAACGAAAATAATTTTTCGGATCAGCACATGATCCGAAAAGAAGAATTGGATGAACGTTTTCCGGACCGTCCGGTTGTGCTCATGCGTATATGCAGGCACGCGATGATCGTAAACAGCAAAGCGATGCAACTGGCAGGTCTTGATCGTTCAACCCCGGATCCGTCAGGTGGGGTGATCGGCAAAGATGAAAAAGGAGCATTGACCGGGCTTTTATTGGATGAAGCGCAGGATTTCATTCAACGTGTCGCGCCCGATCCCACAGAGGCCGTGCTGGAGAAGGCATTAACGATTGCATTTGATCATATGGTTCAAACAGGCCTTACCGGCGTACATACGGAGGACCTTGCTTATTATGGCAGTTTTTCACGTGTGCTTCGAGCTTATCGGAAAACTTTTGACGAAGAGAAAAGAAAATTTCGTGTCCATCACCTCGTGAACGAGCATGTACTTGCCGATTTTCTTGCTTCGGAGCAAACATCGTCGGATTTTCAAACATTTGGTGCGGTGAAAATCTTTGCCGATGGTGCATTGGGCAGCCATTCCGCTTGGTTATTGGAACCATACACCGATGATCCGCGAAACAGAGGGGTGGCGATTTATTCACCTGGAGCGTTAAAAGCTGCCGTTAAGCGCATTCGCGAGAAGGAAATGACGGTTGCCGTCCATGTAATCGGAGACGCGGCTTTGGCGTACACTCTTGACGCCATTGAAGCTCATCCGCCGCCGGAAGGAAAAAAAGATCGGCTCATCCACGTGCAGATTGCTAGCGAAACACTGATCCGACGGATGCGGCAATTGCCGGTGGTGCTTGATTTGCAACCGCGTTTTACCGTTTCAGATTTCCCGTGGGTAAAAAAACTTTTGGGCCGAGAAAGGCTCTCTTATTCTTATGCATGGAAAACATTATTGCAGAGCGGCCTTGTGTGCGCCGGCGGATCTGATGTCCCGATTGAACCTCCTGACCCGTTGCTGGGTTTACACGCGGCAATAACACGCCGTAAACCTGGGGAGGCACATGCAGGCTTTCTACCGGACGAGAAGTTATCCGCATTTGAAGCCGTGCAGTTATATACGCGGGGAAGCGCGAAAGCAAGCGGGGATGATGCCCATTACGGATGGATTTCCCCCGGGTATCGTGCGGATTTTACCGTGTTGGACGGCGATCCGCTATCGATGGAGGACCCCGATGAACTGTTGCATATGAAAGTTGTATACACGGTTGTTGATGAAAGCATTATGTACGAGTATGGGTAG
- the thiI gene encoding tRNA uracil 4-sulfurtransferase ThiI, giving the protein MKVDHILVRYSEIALKGKNRADFERALKGNINRALAAFPGAKARRTTGRLVVDTHDEDAEAIMGKLQCIFGISSLSYARKTSHELLDIQATALRVMQDQPGAKTFKVSARRSFKSFPIRSQQLNHEIGSHVLKNTEDITVDVHHPDVELLVEVREHGTYISAGKIPGPGGLPVGSSGKVMLMLSGGIDSPVAGYLALKRGAELEAVHFHSPPFTNERAKQKVIDLSRILAGYGTTIRLHVIPFTEIQQYIHKEVATNYEMTIMRRMMMRISERVAREREALALVNGESLGQVSSQTLASMHTIEEVANLPVLRPLITMDKIEVTDIAEQIGTFETSILPYEDCCTIFLPAESKTKPKREKANFYESFLDMDEMLEKAVSNRETLTIDANEPLSPAFEELL; this is encoded by the coding sequence ATGAAAGTGGACCACATTCTTGTGCGATACAGTGAAATCGCCCTGAAAGGCAAAAACCGTGCAGATTTTGAACGGGCGTTAAAAGGAAACATTAACCGTGCGCTTGCTGCTTTTCCCGGGGCAAAAGCACGGCGTACGACCGGAAGGTTAGTCGTGGATACACATGATGAAGACGCAGAAGCAATCATGGGAAAATTACAGTGTATTTTTGGAATCTCGTCCTTATCGTATGCACGAAAAACAAGCCATGAACTGTTGGATATTCAGGCAACTGCGCTACGAGTCATGCAAGATCAACCGGGTGCGAAAACATTCAAGGTGAGCGCGCGTCGTTCCTTTAAATCTTTTCCAATCCGTTCGCAGCAGTTGAATCACGAAATCGGAAGTCACGTCTTGAAAAACACGGAGGACATCACGGTCGATGTTCACCATCCGGATGTGGAATTGCTCGTTGAAGTGCGTGAACATGGAACGTATATTAGCGCCGGAAAAATTCCGGGTCCGGGCGGATTACCCGTCGGTTCATCAGGGAAAGTCATGCTTATGCTTTCCGGAGGGATTGATAGTCCGGTAGCAGGCTATCTGGCGTTAAAACGCGGGGCAGAATTAGAAGCCGTGCATTTTCACAGTCCGCCGTTCACGAACGAGCGCGCGAAACAGAAAGTGATTGACTTAAGCCGTATTCTCGCCGGGTACGGGACGACCATTCGTCTGCATGTGATTCCGTTCACAGAAATACAGCAATATATTCACAAAGAAGTAGCGACTAATTACGAAATGACGATCATGCGGCGGATGATGATGAGGATTAGTGAACGGGTGGCGAGAGAACGGGAAGCGCTCGCCCTCGTAAACGGGGAAAGTCTTGGCCAAGTATCGTCGCAGACGCTCGCGAGCATGCACACGATCGAGGAGGTTGCCAATTTACCGGTTTTGCGCCCGCTGATCACGATGGACAAAATCGAAGTGACGGATATCGCCGAGCAGATCGGAACGTTTGAAACGTCAATATTGCCTTATGAAGATTGCTGTACTATTTTCTTGCCGGCAGAGTCGAAAACAAAACCGAAAAGAGAAAAAGCCAATTTCTACGAGTCATTTTTAGACATGGACGAGATGCTGGAAAAAGCCGTATCAAACCGGGAAACGTTAACGATTGACGCGAATGAGCCCTTGAGCCCGGCGTTCGAGGAATTGCTATAA
- a CDS encoding cysteine desulfurase family protein has protein sequence MIYLDNSATSLPYDEVLDTYQKTAIRHFGNPSSLHDYGSVAEQLLRKARQSIANILDINTGELTFTSGGTEGNNLAIKGAAYARRGRGNHIITSAVEHPSVLETCRYLETHGFEVTYLPVDREGRVSLENVKEAIRESTILVSIMHVNHETGAIQPVEKIGEWLKSQEKIRFHVDHVQGATKVPLELKNSGIDLCTFSAHKIHGLKGTGLVYIRNGVRVEPLFHGGGQEQNVRSGTENLPGIVAFAKALRLSFERYQDAKDSLEKNKELLIQACRDREGMVVNTPDEISAPHIVNVSVLGARPEIVIQALTKKNIHVSSKSACASRLQTASEVLAAQFGHEERAETGLRFSFSHETKEADIRQLLSALDEIVPEIRRVNEVNV, from the coding sequence ATGATTTATTTAGATAACAGCGCGACGAGCTTGCCATACGATGAAGTGCTGGATACGTATCAAAAAACCGCGATTCGCCATTTCGGCAACCCGTCTTCATTACATGATTACGGGTCAGTGGCGGAACAGTTATTACGGAAAGCCAGACAGTCGATCGCGAACATTTTGGATATAAATACCGGTGAACTTACGTTTACGTCAGGAGGTACCGAAGGCAACAATCTGGCGATTAAAGGAGCCGCTTATGCCCGCCGCGGGCGCGGCAACCATATCATTACGAGTGCCGTTGAGCACCCGTCGGTGCTGGAAACGTGTCGTTACTTGGAAACCCATGGATTCGAAGTCACCTATCTCCCTGTGGATCGGGAAGGTCGTGTAAGTCTCGAAAATGTAAAAGAAGCCATCCGAGAATCGACCATTCTCGTTTCCATCATGCACGTGAATCATGAAACCGGAGCGATTCAACCGGTAGAAAAGATTGGGGAGTGGCTGAAAAGCCAAGAAAAGATCCGCTTCCACGTGGATCACGTTCAAGGCGCGACAAAAGTGCCGCTGGAACTAAAAAACAGCGGTATTGATCTTTGCACATTTTCTGCCCATAAAATCCACGGCCTTAAAGGCACGGGCTTGGTTTATATCCGTAATGGGGTCCGGGTTGAGCCTTTATTCCACGGGGGCGGCCAGGAGCAGAACGTGCGCTCGGGAACGGAAAATCTCCCGGGGATCGTGGCATTTGCAAAAGCGTTACGCTTATCTTTCGAACGGTATCAGGATGCAAAAGATTCGCTTGAAAAAAATAAAGAGCTACTCATCCAAGCATGCCGGGATCGTGAAGGGATGGTTGTCAACACACCGGACGAGATAAGCGCTCCCCACATAGTGAACGTTTCCGTACTCGGCGCTCGTCCGGAAATCGTGATTCAGGCGCTTACGAAGAAGAACATCCATGTATCGTCAAAGTCCGCCTGTGCGTCCCGTTTGCAGACGGCTAGTGAAGTACTCGCCGCCCAATTTGGCCATGAAGAACGGGCGGAAACAGGACTTCGTTTCAGCTTTTCTCATGAAACGAAGGAAGCGGACATTCGTCAGCTCCTATCAGCTCTCGACGAAATAGTACCGGAAATCCGCCGCGTGAATGAGGTGAATGTATGA
- a CDS encoding septation ring formation regulator EzrA, with protein MVYVFIGIVVAIALVVAYGVFNRRQIYQSVDNLDQRKGQMMSEPVADEISRVKGLTISGETEEKFERWRETWDEIADERLPEMEMYLFDIEEIANKYQFRRAKEKLVEADHHLNAIEEDISTIRQEVEQLVNSEEKNREEIEKVTEKYKEVRSLLSRQWRSLGEAGPLLEEKVKQCREELEAYDEETKSGNYMRAREHLLFLQETLEEIHDQIENVPKFLGEIDRGIPEQARELRSDIREMEENAFSFEHFTVYEDLDEIDATLIYLKENVSALELTDVEEKLEQIKETLAQNVALLEREKEAKHEVENGLASLKVRHEALINLLSDLEDERSGVEINYQLPEEDKSKIESIQKEVADVGKEERAFEDLHANQKQSYADLREKLENLNLRMGEIEDSINESLERLQEIRGDETRAIELLKELRVWMMETQFKLQKSQLPAVPEILVDHLDYAGKELEKATAMLETTPLNMKVIQEALEQSRQGIEQASHTLNETIDQANWAERLLQFGNRYRNQFAELPPILNEAEWQFRNGYYEDAINDTARALERLVPYAFSTLQTEWDKRSQRQMALDSVK; from the coding sequence ATGGTGTACGTTTTCATCGGAATCGTGGTAGCCATTGCTTTAGTGGTTGCATACGGCGTATTCAATCGACGGCAAATCTATCAAAGTGTTGACAATCTCGATCAACGAAAAGGGCAAATGATGAGCGAACCTGTAGCTGATGAAATCAGCCGGGTAAAAGGATTGACCATTTCCGGGGAAACAGAAGAAAAATTCGAAAGATGGCGCGAGACATGGGATGAAATTGCCGATGAGCGCCTGCCGGAAATGGAAATGTACTTGTTTGATATCGAAGAAATCGCAAATAAGTATCAATTTCGCCGTGCCAAAGAAAAACTTGTAGAAGCCGACCATCATTTAAATGCAATTGAAGAAGATATATCAACGATCCGACAAGAAGTTGAGCAACTCGTCAACAGTGAAGAAAAGAACCGTGAGGAGATCGAAAAGGTCACCGAAAAATACAAGGAAGTCCGATCTTTACTCTCTCGCCAATGGCGATCGTTAGGCGAAGCCGGCCCTCTTTTGGAAGAAAAAGTAAAACAATGCCGGGAGGAACTGGAGGCGTACGACGAAGAGACGAAAAGCGGGAACTACATGCGCGCACGCGAGCACTTGTTATTTTTACAAGAAACGTTAGAGGAGATACATGATCAAATCGAAAACGTGCCCAAATTTTTAGGTGAAATCGACCGTGGAATTCCGGAGCAAGCGAGGGAATTGCGTTCGGACATACGTGAAATGGAAGAGAATGCGTTTTCTTTTGAACATTTTACTGTTTATGAAGATCTTGATGAAATCGATGCAACGTTAATCTACTTGAAGGAAAACGTGTCTGCGTTGGAATTGACAGACGTGGAAGAGAAACTTGAGCAAATCAAGGAAACCCTCGCGCAAAATGTCGCTTTATTGGAACGGGAAAAAGAAGCGAAGCACGAGGTCGAAAATGGCTTGGCGTCTTTAAAAGTACGCCATGAAGCCCTTATTAACTTACTTTCCGATTTAGAAGACGAGCGCAGTGGTGTGGAAATAAATTATCAATTGCCCGAGGAAGATAAATCGAAGATTGAATCGATCCAAAAAGAAGTCGCGGATGTTGGTAAAGAGGAGCGAGCGTTTGAAGATTTGCATGCGAATCAAAAACAATCCTACGCTGATTTACGAGAGAAACTGGAAAATTTGAATCTTCGAATGGGCGAGATTGAGGACAGTATTAATGAATCGCTGGAACGGCTGCAAGAAATACGCGGCGATGAAACACGCGCGATAGAACTATTAAAAGAGTTGCGCGTTTGGATGATGGAAACCCAGTTTAAGTTGCAAAAAAGCCAGCTTCCGGCGGTTCCGGAAATACTCGTTGACCATCTCGACTATGCCGGGAAAGAACTTGAAAAAGCCACGGCTATGCTGGAAACGACACCTCTGAATATGAAAGTTATCCAAGAGGCACTTGAACAAAGCCGGCAAGGAATCGAGCAAGCATCCCATACGCTTAACGAAACGATCGATCAAGCCAATTGGGCTGAGCGATTGTTGCAATTCGGAAATCGCTATCGCAATCAATTTGCAGAGTTACCCCCGATCCTTAACGAAGCGGAATGGCAATTCAGAAATGGTTATTATGAGGATGCCATTAATGACACGGCGAGGGCATTGGAGCGTCTTGTGCCGTACGCATTCAGCACTCTCCAAACGGAATGGGACAAGCGCAGTCAACGGCAAATGGCTTTGGACTCTGTCAAATAA